The DNA window GAAAACTTTGCAATCATCGCTCTGGCCTGTCGTCCTGTATCATTCCTGTTTCGCCCGGGTTCTCAGGGGGCCCGGCTCAGCCTTGCTGCCCCGGCAGGGGCTCGGGCGTTGCGCCCAATGCCACAATCAACTGGCTTGCGCGTTGTTGCAAGTCCGCGGTGGCCTCGGAATCCTGCAAGATCGACTGCAACCGGTCAATGGCCGCCTGCGCGTCCCCTTCGGACACATCGATCAGGGCCAACTGCTCTTCGGCCAACAGACGCAGCGGGGCGCCGGGCGCGGCAAGCGCGCTGAACTGCTGGCGTCGATCGGCCACCGGCAACGTTTCGGTCTGCAACGTCAACGCCTTGAAGCTCGCGATGTGGCGATAGATCTCGGGCAGCTCGCCATTGGTGGCCACCTTGTTCAACCCCTCGACCGCAGCAGCGACCTGATCGGAATTGGCCTCTGCAGCAGCGGTCAGCATGTCCACAACCGCCTGACCACCTGGCGAAGCCGCCTCGATAGCAGCCAAGTTGGTGGCGCGGGAGGCAGCATCATTCACACCCAGAGCGGCAATGATGTTGTCACCAAGTTCCTGCGCATTCGTTGTGGCCTGCGATTTGCGGATTTCATTGAAGGCAGCCCCACCAACGACACCGACAACGACCACGGCTGCGATCCAGCCATAGCGACGCAAAAGATGATACATCCGGTCGCGACGAACTTCTTCGGTCACCTCGTCAATGAAACTGTCGGTATCGCTCATCCCTGCCCCCTTGGTGCATGTTGTTGACGCCCCTCTTACCTTGCCCCTCGCATCAAGCCAAGTGTCGGAAATGCGTCATTTGCCTGCCACAACTGTGCTAAAGTTAAAAAAAGTGATCTGAACTGTTCGGTTTAGTGTAGACATCACGAAACCGAGACCCCATGTGGTGGCCAAGTGTCGACAGCGGCGCGTGGGACAGAACCAAGGACTTTCAGGAAGGCGCGACATGCGATTGATCCCTTTCATCACCGCAATTCTGGTAACAGCCGGTCTATATCTGGCTGTGTTTGAGCGCGAGAAACTGCTCGCATTTGCCAAGGGCGATGCGGCCCAAGCGCAAGAGGCCGCTGCACCAGAGGCGGCCGAAGAAGCAGGCGAAGCCGTAGCGCAGGCCAGCGAAAGCGCCGTTGGCGTGGTCGCGCTGAAATCCGTGGCGCGTCAGATCGACAGCGCCGTGGTCCTGCGCGGCCAGACCCGCGCCATACGCCAGGTCGAGGTGCGCGCCGAAACATCTGCCGTCGTGGTTTCCGAGCCCAAGCGCAAAGGGGCCTTTGTCGAAGCGGGCGATCTGCTGTGCCAGTTGGACACCGGCACCCGTGACGCCGTGCTGGCCGAAATGAACGCCCGCAAGCTTGAGGCGGAAAGCCGTGTGCCCGAGGCCGAAGCCCGCCTGGAAGAAGCCAAGGCTCGCCTGCTTGAAGCTGAGATCAACAACAACGCGGCGCAGAAACTGTCCGAAGGCGGCTATGCTTCGGAAACCCGTCGCGTGGCGACCGAGGCCGCTGTAAGCTCGGCAGCGGCCGGGATCGAAAGCGCGAAATCGGGGCTTGAAGCCACCAAAGCCGGGATCGAAGCTGCCACCGCCGCTGTGGCAGCCGCCGAGCGTGAGATTGCGCGCCTGTCGATCACGGCCCCCTTCCGTGGCCTGCTGGAAAGCGATACCGCCGAGATCGGCAGCCTGATGCAGCCCGGCACCCTGTGCGCAACTGTCATCCAGCTGAACCCGATCAAGGTGGTGGGCTTTGTGCCGGAAACCGAGGTGAACCGCGTGACCGTGGGCACCCCCGCCGGCGCCCGTCTGGCCACAGGGCTCGAGGTTCAGGGCCGTGTCACCTTCCTCAGCCGTTCGGCAGATCCAACCACCCGTACTTTTGAGGTCGAAATCACTGTTCCCAACGACGAGTTGCTGATCCGCGACGGCCAAACCGCCACCATCGGCATCGCTTCGGACGGAACGCTGGCGCACCTGCTGCCGCAGTCTTCGCTGACGCTGAACAACGATGGGCAATTGGGGGTGCGCGTGGTTGGTGCGGGCAACATCGTGCAGTTCACCGCCGTATCGTTGATCAAGGACCACGCCGACGGCGTTTGGGTCAGCGGTCTGGGTGAACAGGCCGACGTGATTGTCGTGGGACAAGAATTCGTGACCCAAGGCGTCCGTGTTGAGCCCACCTATCGGGAGGCCGCGCAATGACCGGCATCGTCGACTGGGCCGCGTCCCGGGCGCGGATGGTCATAGCCTTCATCATCATTTCGCTGGTGATCGGGGGCTATTCCTATGTGAACCTGCCCAAAGAGGGTGAGCCGGACATCGACATCCCGATGCTCTTCGTCTCGACCCAGTTTCCGGGCATCTCGGCGGAAGACAGTGAAAACCTGCTGATCAAGCCGATGGAAACGGAAATGGTGGATCTGGATGGTCTGGACAAGATCACCGCCACCGCTGCCGAAAACTATGCCGGTGTCCTGCTGGAGTTCGAGTTCGGCTGGGACAAGTCCGCCACCATTGCAGATGTGCGCGACGCGATGAACACCGCGCAGGCCAACTTTCCCGATGGCGCCGAGCAATACACGATCACCGAGATCAACTTCTCGGAATTCCCGATCGTCATCATCAGCCTGACGGGCGCGGTGCCTGAACGCACCATGGCGCGCATCGCCAAAGAGCTGCAGGACGACATCGAAGCGCTGGATTCCGTGCTCGAGGCCGGGATCGCAGGCAACCGCGACGAGATGCTCGAGGTCGTCATCGACCCGCTCCGACTTGAGGCGTACAACGTCACCGCAGCCGAGCTGATCAATGTGGTAAACAACAACAACCAGCTGATTGCGGCTGGTGAAGTTGAAAGCGAACAGGGCACTTTCTCGGTCAAAATCCCCTCGTCGTTCAAGACCGCCGAAGACGTGTTCGACCTGCCGGTCAAGGTCAACGGCGACCGGGTTGTCACCTTGGGCGAGCTGGCCCAGATCAACTATACTTTTGAAGACCGCGCAGGCACCGCGCGTTTTGATGGGGAATCCACCGTCGCGTTGCAAGTGGTCAAGCGTAAGGGCTACAACCTGATCGACACTGTTGAGCAGGTCAAAGAGGTTCTGGCCCAGTCCCGGTCAGAATGGCCCGAAGAGCTGAAAACCGCGATCCAGGTTGACACCTCGAACGACCAGAGCCGCGTTGTCGGCTCGATGGTGAGCCAGCTTGAGGGCTCGGTTCTGACGGCTGTGGCACTGGTGATGATCGTGGTTCTGGCCAGCCTTGGCAGCCGCGCCGCGTTGCTGGTGGGTTTTGCCATCCCGACCTCGTTCCTGCTGTGTTTTGCCTTTCTCGCGCTCATGGGGGTCAGCATCTCGAACATCGTGATGTTCGGTCTGATCCTTGCGGTGGGGATGCTGGTCGATGGCGCGATTGTTGTGGTGGAATACGCCGACAAGCGCATCAAGGACGGCATTGGTCCGATGCACGCCTATGTCGAGGCCGCCAAACGCATGTTCTGGCCGGTGATTTCGTCCACGGCCACAACGCTCTGCGCCTTTCTTCCGATGCTGTTCTGGCCAGGCGTTCCGGGTGAGTTCATGGGCATGTTGCCCGTGACGCTGATTTTTGTTCTTTCGGCCTCGCTGGTGGTTGCTTTGGTTTATCTGCCCGTTGTGGGCGGTGTCTCGGGCCGTATCAGCCGGACCTTTACCACTGCGTCGAACTGGCTGCGGGCCCGCACGCCCTGGTTTGTGCGCGCCATCCTGGTGCCCCCGGCTTTGTACGGGATGTTCCTGGGCGCGATGCAGATGCTGAACCCCGACTATTTCTTGCCTGGGGGGACAATTGCAGGCGCGTTGTTTTTTGTTCTGTCCGCGTTTGCCGCATCGATCACACTCAGCGCGGCCAAGATCACATTCGAAACCCGCGAGGTCCGCACTCAGGCAGGGCACACTCCGTTCGGCCATTTGGTGAAATTCCTTGTCGGCAACCCGATCATGCCGATCGTGTCGATCGCCGCCGTCTTTGGCGCTGTGTTTTATGTGGTCGCCATCCTCTTCCCGGCCAATTCGCGCGGGGTCGAGTTCTTTGTTGAAAACGAGCCCGAACAGGCCACCACCTATGTCCGCGCGCGGGGCAACCTGTCGCTGACAGAAAAAGACGAGATGGTCCGCCAGGTCGAAGAGGTTATCGCGGCCCACCCCGCCGTGATCAACGTCTTCTCCTTCGCGGGCGAAGGTGGGTTGGACACCGGCGGGCCGGGCGGCGGACAGTCGCCTGCCGACACCGTTGGTCAGGTCCAGTTCGAGATGATCCCATGGGAAAACCGCCCCACCGAGACCGAGACGTGGTTCTATGGGTTGCTGACCCGCGAGGTGACAGCGACCGAATATGACGGCAACACGGTGATTGACGAGATCAACGTCGAGCTTGCCAAACTACCTGGCATCGTGGCCGAGGTTGCGGCGCTGGAACAGGGCCCTGGCTCGGCCAAGCCGATCCACCTGCGCGTCAAAGGCGACGATTGGGAGCAACTGGTCACAAGCACGGCTGAGGCGCGCGCCCATTTCGACACGGTCCCCGGCCTGATCAAGATCGAAGACACGCTGCCCCTGCCCGGCATCGACTGGGAAATCTCGGTCGATGTGGCCAAAGCGGGCCGCTATGGCGCAGACGTGGCAACCGTGGGCGCGATGGTGCAGCTGGTGACACGCGGCATCCTGCTGGGTGAAATGCGCCCCAACGACAGCGACGAAGAGATCGAGATCCGCGTCCGCCTGCCCGACAGCGACCGGGTTCTGTCGACGCTCGACACGCTGCGGGTGCGCACGCCGGACGGTCTGGTGCCGCTGGCAAACTTCATCACCCGCAAGCCGGTGGCGAAACTGTCGGAGATCAAACGTGTCGATCAGAAACGGTACTTTGACGTAAAATCGGACGTAGAACCTGGGCTGATCAGCCTGGAACAGACCGCTGACGATGACAGCAAGAACCGCCTTGCGGTCCTGCGTGCAGTGCCCGAGGGCGCATCAGCTCAAGGCCCTGCTGTCACCAATGCCGCGGGGGCAGAATTCGATGTCGTGACCTTCCTGAACGATGCAGACCTCGACGCATTGACCACCGCCATCGACGACGGTGCGCAGTTTGTGCCGATCAACCCCAATGAACGCATCGGCGTGCTGACCGAGTGGCTGGAGGCCAACCCCCTGCCCGCGGGGCTGGAATGGGAATGGACCGGGGATCAGGAAGAACAGGCCGAAAGTCAGGCCTTCCTGTCCAGCGCCTTCCTTGCCGCGCTCGGGCTGATGTTCGTGATCCTGCTGGCGCAGTTCAACAGCTTCTACAACTCGGTCCTGGTTCTGCTGGCGGTGATCCTGTCGACCACAGGTGTTCTGATCGGGATGATGGTGATGCAACAACCCTTCTCGATCATCATGACCGGCACCGGCATCGTGGCTCTGGCGGGGATCGTGGTGAACAACAACATCGTTCTGATCGACACCTATCAGGAATACAGCCGCTATATGCCCCGGATCGAGGCGATCATCCGCACCGCCGAGGCGCGTATCCGTCCGGTTCTGCTGACCACCATCACTACGATGGCCGGTCTGACACCGATGATGTTCGGCCTGTCCTTGGATTTCATCGGTGGCGGCTATTCCATCGACAGCCCCACGGCGCTGTGGTGGAAACAGCTGGCAACAGCGGTGGTCTTTGGTCTGGGCATTGCAACGGTTCTGACACTGATCGTGACGCCCTCGTTCCTGGCGTTGCGGGTCTGGTTCACGACCTATGCGGTCTGGTTCTTCCGCATGCTGGCCCGCGCCACCCGTGGCCGCTCCAGCCGGATCGCCCGCGACATGCGCCTGAACAAGTCGGCGAAGAAGCTGCAAGCGACCGAGATCATCTGGGAAGATGCGCCGGTGTCAAAGTCCAAGCCCGAGGCCGAAGAAGACCTGCCCAAAATTGGGGGGCCCTTGCGGGCAGCCGAGTGATTGCAGCGTTTCGACAAGTGAGGTCTCGCAATTACCTTGCAATCGAAACGCTCAAAGCATCCACTGAATGGGCAACAGCCCCATGATCCACACCACCGCGCGGCTCAGCGCGGTGGTTTTTGGTTCGCGGGGGTAGACGCGCTCGGCTCCCGTTTGGTCCGTCTCGATCCAGTGCAGGTCTCCACTGGCACCCCGCTCGACCAGATAGGCACGCTCTGGCAGTTGTCGATCCAGACCACGCGCCATCCCCCCCGCCAGATCCGCGCTGTCGATCAGGAACCCCATTTCCGTGTTCAGCCGCGCCGAACGGGGGTCAAAGTTGAACGAGCCCACAAAGATCAGCCTGCCGTCGATTTCAAACGTCTTGGCATGCAGGCTGGTGTTCGATGAACCGACCAGCCCGAATTGCTCCAACAGGTCCGGTTTGACCTGATCTGATTTCAGCTCGTACACCTCGACCCCGCCGTCGATCAAACGGTCGCGATAGGGCACATAGCCCGAATGCACCGGCAGCACATCAGTGGCCTCTTGCGCGTTGGTCAGGGTGCGCACCCGGATCCCATCACTCGCCCAGGTGGTCAGCACCTCGGTAAATCGGTTGCCGGGCACAAAATAGGCCGAGATCACGCTGACTTCGACCTCTGGCCTTGGCAGCAGCTTGATCAGTCGCGTCATCATCAGGTCGTCGTCCTGCGCCGCCCCCTGCCCTTTGACCGGGCTGTCGCTGACCATCTGCATCGGCACCCAGTCAAAGCCGCGCGCATCGTCGAGCAGTTCCTCCATCAGGTGCGAGGCACGGACGCTGTCGGCATAAGCCGCACCGCCGGGCCGCGCTTTGACCTGCGCGACCGAGGCCGCCAGCAGGCCGCCCCCCGCGGGTCTGGGCGTCAATACATCCGAAACCGGAACCGCCGAGGGGCTGGCCCAATACAGATCGAAGTCCGAAGACACATCCGCCGCCGCGTCCCCGATGGCCACCACATCCATGTCGAAATAGTTCACCCCTTCGCTGCGCGAGAAATAGATGTCCCCCACATTGCGCCCGCCCACAACGGTTGCCACCCCATCCACGGTCAGGCTCTTGTTGTGCATCCGACGGTTGATGCGACCGAAATCCAGCACGTATGACACCATGCGCGGGCTGCGCAGCATGAAGGGGTTGAACAGACGCACCTCGATGTTTTCATGCGCGTCCATCTCGGCCAGTTCCGGATCCAGATCGGGCGTCCCGTTGTCATCGAGCAGCAGCCGCACCCGCACGCCGCGCTCTGCCGCGCGCTGCACCGCATCCAGCAGCAGCAGACCAGTGATGTCCTTTTGCCAGATATAATACCGCACATCGAGGCTCTGCTCGGCGGCATCAATCAGCAAGAGCCGCGCGGCAAAGGCTGCCGCGCCATCCTGCAACCCCGCCACGCCCGAAATGCCAGGGTTCTGATCCATCAATGGCAGCACAACCCCACCCAAAGTGGTGTCCGTACTGGCAGGCAAAGCGGTGGAATTCGCGCGATCCGGATCATGGGGCACCGAAAACAACCATTGAAAGCCAAAGCTGGCGACGATGTAAACAAGCGTCGCAAAAATCAGAAATCGCAGGATTTTCAGCATTCAAGACTCCGGGCTGCAAGATGCAATCCGGTTCAAACTAGCCGCGCAATGTGCGTTGGTGCAACAGACCTCAGGCCGCGTCGGCGTCTGCCTGTTGCCGGTTCCACAGCTGCGCATAGCGCCCTTTACGATCAAGCAGCTCGTCATGAGTGCCTTGCTCGGCAATCTCACCCTTGTCCAAAACAACAATGACGTCAGCCTCGGCAATCGTGCTCAGCCGGTGCGCAATGGTGATGACCGAACGCCCCTCGCCCGCCCGGGCCAGTGCCTCCTTGATGTCTTGTTCCGTTTCGGTATCCAGCGCGCTGGTCGCCTCGTCCAAGAGCAGGATCGGCGGGTTCTTGAGCAAGGTGCGCGCGATGCCCACACGCTGTTTCTCCCCACCCGACAGCTTGAGCCCGCGTTCGCCGACCTTGGTGTCATAACCTTCGGGCAGACCTTCGATGAAGTCGTGGATCTGCGCGGCGCGGGCCGCGGCCTCGATCTCATCCTGGGTTGCATTTTCGCGCCCGTAACCGATGTTGTAGCGGATGGTGTCATTGAACAGCACGGTATCCTGCGGCACCACGCCGATGACCTCATGCAGGCTGCGGAGCGTCACGTCGCGCACATCTTGCCCGTCGACTTTCAATGCGCCACCGGTCACATCATAGAACCGAAAAAGCAGCCGCCCGATGGTGGATTTACCGGACCCGGTAGACCCCACGATGGCCACCGTCTTGCCCGCAGGTACGGTCAGCGATACGCCTTTCAGGATCTCGCGCTCGGGATCATAGCCAAAGCGCACATCCTCCAACGTGATCTCGCCCCCATTTACCTGCAACGGCTTGGCACCGGGTTTGTCGGACACTTCCGAGGGTTGTTCCAGCAGGTCGAACATCTCGCCCATATCCACCAGCGATTGCCGGATTTCGCGATAAACAGTGCCCAGGAAATTCAACGGCACGGTGATCTGGATCATATAGGCATTGACCATGACGAAATCGCCCACCGTCAGGCTGCCACCTTGCACCCCAACAGCAGCCAGAACCATGACGCCCACAAGACCGGCGGTGATCAGCAGAGACTGACCAAAATTCAGAAAAGCCAGCGAATAAGACGTCTTGAGCGCGGCGCGCGCATAGGCCCGCATCGACACATCATAGCGCTGCGCTTCGCGCTCTTCGGCGCCAAAATACTTGACCGTTTCGAAATTCAGCAGGCTGTCGATCGCCTTTTGGTTGGCGTCCGTGTCCTGATCGTTCATCTCGCGGCGCAGCTTTACCCGCCATTCGGTGACGGCAAAGGTGAACCAGATATAGAGTGCGATGGTGACGGCCACGATCACCAGATACCAGACGTCAAACAGCCACAGCAAGATTACCGCGATCATCAACAATTCCAGGATCAGCGGCCCGATGGAAAAGAGCATGAACCGCAACAGGAATTCGACACCCTTGACGCCACGCTCGATGATCCGGCTGAGGCCCCCGGTCTTGCGCGTGATGTGATAGCGCATCGAGAGGCGGTGGATGTGGCGGAAAGTTTCCAGCGCAAGCGCCCGCAAAGCCCGTTGACCAACGGGCGCAAAGATCGCATCGCGCAGCTGTTGAAAGCCCACGGTCATCATTCGCGCCACGCCATAAGCTACGGTCAGCCCGACGGCCCCCAGAGCCAGCGGCGGCACCCCTTCCCCGGCAAGGCCGTCCACCGCGCCCTTGTACAGGATCGGCGTGTAAACAGCGATGATCTTGGCACAAACCAGCATCACCAAGGCCAACACGACCCGCCGTTTCACCCAAGCCTCGTCATCAGGCCACAAATAGGGCGCCACCTTGCGCAAGGTGCGCCACCCCGAGCTGCGCTCGGCGTCAGTTACACTGTCGTCAGAATGGGTTGGCGCACTGCGTCGCATGGCCTGCCTTTTTCTTGGTCACATCGGACATGATGGCCCAATGGGGCCTGAATGCAATGCCGTTCGGGGCTATTCGGGGATATTGAACACCTGACCGGGATAAATCAGATCCGGGTTGCGGATCGCATCTCGGTTGGCCTCGAACACCTTGACGTAGAGCACCCCGTCACCATAGCGCTCGCGCGAGATGGCCCAAAGGGTATCGCCCTTTTGCACGGTCACAGCACGGATGGCCACCGTCTCAGGCGCAGCACCGGATGCTGGCTCTTTAGGTGCCAAAACTTCGGGCGCTTCGCGTTTGAACGGGGTTTCCAGACGGCTAAGAACCACGTCACCGGGACCAAGCTCATCCACGCGCAGGGTGTAGATGCCCGGGCTCACGTCATCAAGCTCTCCGCGCCAACGCCCTTCGGTGTCGGTGATCACGTCCGAGACCGCGAGGTTGTCCAGATACACCCGTACCAATGTGCCCTGTGTGGCACGGCCGGTCAATTGCACGTCGCCCGCGTCGGAATACCCGATGGTATCCAATGCGATTTGTGCCGTGGCTGCGGGTTCCGCAGATGTCGGTGCCTGAACGAGTTCGACGCCCGCCTCATCCGATTTCAGGATCGCAACCGCGCGCGGCGCGTCGTCAACCGTTTCGTCGGCCGTTTCGTCGGCCCCTGACGCGGTTTCATAAGTTTCAGGCTCCGCTTCGGCCTCATCCGTAGGTTCACTGGTCGCGACTGGGGTCGTGGTTTCCTGAGCAGCTTCTTCGACCGTTTCCTCAGATGGTTCAGCCGTGTTTTCCGCCTGCTCAACGTCTTGGATCGGCTGAGGTGCGGTATCTTCCACCGCAGGCTCCGCTTCGGTCACTTGCTCGGGCTGCGCTTCTTGCGTGTTGGCAATCTGCGCTTCTTCGGCCTTGGGTTCTGCCTCCACCTCTGCCGAGGTATCCTGTTTTGTGACTTCGGCAACTGCGTCTGGCTGAGGGGTCTCAGACGTGGTCTCTGCACTCTCTTGCTGCGGCTCGGGGTCCGCTTGGATCTCTGCCTCGGCCACCTGGACGGGCCGCGGTTTGGGCAGCGCCGCCAACAGGTAGTCATCCGATTGAGCGGTCTGCCCATCAAGCTCCGCCACCAGGCTCAGGCCGCGCGGTGCGTCGCTGAACGGCAGGGTCAGGAACAGGGCAAAAGCCCCGCTGCGGTCGACTTGGGCGTGTTCGATTTCTTGCCCATCCAAACGCACAGACAGAGTGCTGCCGGGCGCGGCCTTGCCGGCCAGAACGGCGCTGCCGTCCGGTTCGATGCGGATGGTGTCCAGCGCCGGAGCGGCCAAGGCGGGCGCGGCGGGCTCTGGCGCCGCCTGTGGCTCTGGTGCAACGTCCGGCAGGGCTTTGACCGTCTCTTCTGTGGCAGGCGCAGCCTCTTCCTGTGGCTCATTGCTCTCTGCAACCGGCTCGGATTCGGGTTCGGCTGCTTGTGGCTCGGGCTTGACCTCGACCGTCTCGGTCGCCGGTTGTGACGGTTCGGGGTCTGCGACCTGCTCAGCTACGGGCGCTTCGGCCTCAGTCTGGGCCGGTTCAGCGGGTTTGGTCGGCTCAGGCACGGGCTTGGGTTCGGCCACAGCAATCTGCTCGACCTCTGGTTCTGGTGTCAAAACCCCTGAAAAATATAGACCTGCCGCCCCGGCGACGGCCACACCGCCTGCCACTACGACCCATCCAAAGGCGCTCAGCCCGCCAGCTCCGGCACTCGCTGCCATGTTCTTCCTTCCCCATCCGCGGCGTCTGATCTGGGCCCCACCCCAAACCGGTAACCGCGCAGTTGAGCCAGCCATGCAATCCCGCTATCAGGGGGCAAAACATGTGTTTCATTCCACCTGAAAGGCTTGCCCATGACTGTCAAATCCGTCTGTGTGTATTGCGGATCGCGCTTTGGAGCAATGCCTGCGTATGAAGACGCAGCTGAGAGCTTTGGCACGATGCTGGCAGAGGAAGGCTGGCGGTTGGTCTATGGCGCGGGCGACGTGGGGCTGATGGGGGCCGTTGCGCGCGCAGCCCAAGCCGCAGGTGGTGACACGTTTGGCGTCATCCCCACCCATCTTTTGAACCGCGAGGTGAGCAAGACCGACCTCACCAGCTTTGTCGTGACCGAGACGATGCACGAGCGCAAGAAGGTGATGATCATGAACGCCGATGCGGTGGTTGTGCTGCCCGGCGGCCCCGGCTCTCTGGACGAGTTTTTCGAGGCGCTGACCTGGCGCCAGTTGGGTCTGCATGACAAACCCATTCTGGTGATGAATGTCGATGGCTATTGGGACAAGCTGCGTGATCTGATGGATCAAACCATGGATCAGGGCTTTGCAGACGCATCCTTGGGTGACTTCGTGACGTGGGTTGAAACCCCCGAAACCACCATGGCCGCCCTGCGCGCGGCCCTGTCCTGACGCAAGGCCGAGACCGAGAACACTGCAAGTGCCACCCAGATCAGCGGAAATGCGATGGCGTGCCATTGTGAAAACGGCTCGGCAAAGACCACCACAGCGCACATGAATTGCAGCGTCGGGTTGATGTATTGCAGCACGCCCAGAGTCGACAGCGCCACCCGACGCGCGGCATAGCTGAACAGGATCAGCGGAACGGCGGTCAGAGGGCCGGACACCATCAACAATAGGCTGGTGGTCAGGTCCGTGCCAAAGCTTCCCTGCCCCTGCAGGTGAAACCAGCCCATCACCATCAGCCACAGCGGCAGCACCAGCAGAATTTCGGCGGTGACCGAGATCACCGGCCCCAAAGCCAGCCCCTTTTTGATCGCCCCATAGAGCGCAAACGTGGTCGAGATGAACAATGCGATCCAAGGCGCCACACCCAGCCCCCAAGTCAGGATCACCACCGCCAATGTCGCCAAGGCCACCGCCA is part of the Falsiruegeria litorea R37 genome and encodes:
- a CDS encoding ABCB family ABC transporter ATP-binding protein/permease, with the protein product MRRSAPTHSDDSVTDAERSSGWRTLRKVAPYLWPDDEAWVKRRVVLALVMLVCAKIIAVYTPILYKGAVDGLAGEGVPPLALGAVGLTVAYGVARMMTVGFQQLRDAIFAPVGQRALRALALETFRHIHRLSMRYHITRKTGGLSRIIERGVKGVEFLLRFMLFSIGPLILELLMIAVILLWLFDVWYLVIVAVTIALYIWFTFAVTEWRVKLRREMNDQDTDANQKAIDSLLNFETVKYFGAEEREAQRYDVSMRAYARAALKTSYSLAFLNFGQSLLITAGLVGVMVLAAVGVQGGSLTVGDFVMVNAYMIQITVPLNFLGTVYREIRQSLVDMGEMFDLLEQPSEVSDKPGAKPLQVNGGEITLEDVRFGYDPEREILKGVSLTVPAGKTVAIVGSTGSGKSTIGRLLFRFYDVTGGALKVDGQDVRDVTLRSLHEVIGVVPQDTVLFNDTIRYNIGYGRENATQDEIEAAARAAQIHDFIEGLPEGYDTKVGERGLKLSGGEKQRVGIARTLLKNPPILLLDEATSALDTETEQDIKEALARAGEGRSVITIAHRLSTIAEADVIVVLDKGEIAEQGTHDELLDRKGRYAQLWNRQQADADAA
- a CDS encoding phospholipase D family protein — its product is MLKILRFLIFATLVYIVASFGFQWLFSVPHDPDRANSTALPASTDTTLGGVVLPLMDQNPGISGVAGLQDGAAAFAARLLLIDAAEQSLDVRYYIWQKDITGLLLLDAVQRAAERGVRVRLLLDDNGTPDLDPELAEMDAHENIEVRLFNPFMLRSPRMVSYVLDFGRINRRMHNKSLTVDGVATVVGGRNVGDIYFSRSEGVNYFDMDVVAIGDAAADVSSDFDLYWASPSAVPVSDVLTPRPAGGGLLAASVAQVKARPGGAAYADSVRASHLMEELLDDARGFDWVPMQMVSDSPVKGQGAAQDDDLMMTRLIKLLPRPEVEVSVISAYFVPGNRFTEVLTTWASDGIRVRTLTNAQEATDVLPVHSGYVPYRDRLIDGGVEVYELKSDQVKPDLLEQFGLVGSSNTSLHAKTFEIDGRLIFVGSFNFDPRSARLNTEMGFLIDSADLAGGMARGLDRQLPERAYLVERGASGDLHWIETDQTGAERVYPREPKTTALSRAVVWIMGLLPIQWML
- a CDS encoding efflux RND transporter periplasmic adaptor subunit, producing MRLIPFITAILVTAGLYLAVFEREKLLAFAKGDAAQAQEAAAPEAAEEAGEAVAQASESAVGVVALKSVARQIDSAVVLRGQTRAIRQVEVRAETSAVVVSEPKRKGAFVEAGDLLCQLDTGTRDAVLAEMNARKLEAESRVPEAEARLEEAKARLLEAEINNNAAQKLSEGGYASETRRVATEAAVSSAAAGIESAKSGLEATKAGIEAATAAVAAAEREIARLSITAPFRGLLESDTAEIGSLMQPGTLCATVIQLNPIKVVGFVPETEVNRVTVGTPAGARLATGLEVQGRVTFLSRSADPTTRTFEVEITVPNDELLIRDGQTATIGIASDGTLAHLLPQSSLTLNNDGQLGVRVVGAGNIVQFTAVSLIKDHADGVWVSGLGEQADVIVVGQEFVTQGVRVEPTYREAAQ
- a CDS encoding efflux RND transporter permease subunit codes for the protein MTGIVDWAASRARMVIAFIIISLVIGGYSYVNLPKEGEPDIDIPMLFVSTQFPGISAEDSENLLIKPMETEMVDLDGLDKITATAAENYAGVLLEFEFGWDKSATIADVRDAMNTAQANFPDGAEQYTITEINFSEFPIVIISLTGAVPERTMARIAKELQDDIEALDSVLEAGIAGNRDEMLEVVIDPLRLEAYNVTAAELINVVNNNNQLIAAGEVESEQGTFSVKIPSSFKTAEDVFDLPVKVNGDRVVTLGELAQINYTFEDRAGTARFDGESTVALQVVKRKGYNLIDTVEQVKEVLAQSRSEWPEELKTAIQVDTSNDQSRVVGSMVSQLEGSVLTAVALVMIVVLASLGSRAALLVGFAIPTSFLLCFAFLALMGVSISNIVMFGLILAVGMLVDGAIVVVEYADKRIKDGIGPMHAYVEAAKRMFWPVISSTATTLCAFLPMLFWPGVPGEFMGMLPVTLIFVLSASLVVALVYLPVVGGVSGRISRTFTTASNWLRARTPWFVRAILVPPALYGMFLGAMQMLNPDYFLPGGTIAGALFFVLSAFAASITLSAAKITFETREVRTQAGHTPFGHLVKFLVGNPIMPIVSIAAVFGAVFYVVAILFPANSRGVEFFVENEPEQATTYVRARGNLSLTEKDEMVRQVEEVIAAHPAVINVFSFAGEGGLDTGGPGGGQSPADTVGQVQFEMIPWENRPTETETWFYGLLTREVTATEYDGNTVIDEINVELAKLPGIVAEVAALEQGPGSAKPIHLRVKGDDWEQLVTSTAEARAHFDTVPGLIKIEDTLPLPGIDWEISVDVAKAGRYGADVATVGAMVQLVTRGILLGEMRPNDSDEEIEIRVRLPDSDRVLSTLDTLRVRTPDGLVPLANFITRKPVAKLSEIKRVDQKRYFDVKSDVEPGLISLEQTADDDSKNRLAVLRAVPEGASAQGPAVTNAAGAEFDVVTFLNDADLDALTTAIDDGAQFVPINPNERIGVLTEWLEANPLPAGLEWEWTGDQEEQAESQAFLSSAFLAALGLMFVILLAQFNSFYNSVLVLLAVILSTTGVLIGMMVMQQPFSIIMTGTGIVALAGIVVNNNIVLIDTYQEYSRYMPRIEAIIRTAEARIRPVLLTTITTMAGLTPMMFGLSLDFIGGGYSIDSPTALWWKQLATAVVFGLGIATVLTLIVTPSFLALRVWFTTYAVWFFRMLARATRGRSSRIARDMRLNKSAKKLQATEIIWEDAPVSKSKPEAEEDLPKIGGPLRAAE